One segment of Luteolibacter rhizosphaerae DNA contains the following:
- the tatC gene encoding twin-arginine translocase subunit TatC yields the protein MFLLNKVFQLRDKANPDLEKPFLEHLEDLRVMITRTVVTLMVSMVVCFAFQDKLMDLLREPVDQVTQIHASKLLPSDITPANWEAAKKIEHAAVSLGMERSGVFLDQFDADTLRRVELVRLLRAIAALPEANRKPFLEKAATPEFGAIVTEMLVKGASPEIDVRGNLQLMSALKPTETFMLSMKLSFFAGIVVAFPLLLLYVLQFVLPGLHTHEQKVLWPALAIGFGLFLIGVCFAYFFVLPRALTFFYEWSAQLGVSNDWRIGEYITFATQFTLLFGLSFELPVVVMVFVKIGLLTHEAMRRTRSYAILAIFVVAAIITPTPDAFTLCLMAGPMCLLYELCIWLSYFDAKKAEQAEREEERQRMERLLLDSDSHEKGEEEDRSDHWDPSNNEDGWKAGSESATEGEALSEEPPQSIPDEERRRMSDLGGENK from the coding sequence ATGTTTTTGCTGAACAAGGTATTTCAACTGCGGGACAAGGCGAACCCGGACCTAGAAAAGCCTTTCCTTGAGCATTTGGAAGACCTGCGGGTGATGATCACCCGTACTGTGGTAACCCTCATGGTTTCCATGGTCGTCTGCTTCGCCTTCCAGGACAAGCTGATGGACCTGCTCCGGGAGCCTGTCGATCAGGTGACGCAGATCCACGCCAGCAAACTGCTCCCCTCCGACATTACCCCGGCCAACTGGGAGGCGGCCAAGAAGATCGAGCACGCCGCCGTCTCGCTTGGGATGGAGCGTTCCGGCGTTTTCCTCGATCAGTTCGATGCGGACACCCTCCGTAGGGTAGAGTTGGTCCGCCTCCTTCGCGCGATTGCCGCGCTGCCCGAAGCGAATCGCAAGCCTTTCCTCGAGAAGGCCGCCACGCCGGAGTTCGGGGCAATCGTGACCGAGATGCTGGTGAAAGGTGCGAGCCCGGAGATCGATGTCCGCGGGAATCTCCAGCTGATGTCCGCCCTGAAGCCCACCGAGACCTTCATGCTCTCGATGAAGCTCTCCTTCTTCGCGGGCATCGTGGTAGCGTTCCCTCTGCTCCTGCTTTACGTCCTGCAGTTTGTCCTGCCCGGCCTGCATACCCACGAGCAAAAGGTGCTATGGCCGGCGCTGGCCATCGGTTTCGGGCTCTTCCTGATCGGTGTTTGTTTCGCCTACTTCTTCGTCCTGCCGCGTGCCCTGACCTTCTTCTATGAATGGAGCGCCCAGCTGGGCGTGTCCAATGACTGGCGGATCGGGGAGTACATCACCTTCGCGACCCAGTTCACGCTGCTCTTCGGCCTTTCCTTCGAGCTGCCGGTGGTGGTCATGGTCTTCGTGAAGATCGGCCTGCTCACCCACGAGGCGATGCGCCGGACCCGGTCCTACGCGATCCTGGCGATCTTCGTGGTCGCGGCGATCATCACGCCCACGCCGGACGCCTTCACCCTTTGTCTCATGGCGGGGCCGATGTGCCTGCTCTACGAGCTCTGCATCTGGCTCTCCTACTTCGATGCGAAGAAAGCCGAACAGGCCGAACGCGAGGAGGAGCGTCAGCGGATGGAGCGCCTGCTGCTCGATTCCGATAGCCACGAGAAGGGCGAGGAAGAGGACCGCTCCGATCACTGGGATCCCTCCAACAACGAGGATGGCTGGAAGGCCGGCTCGGAATCCGCTACCGAGGGCGAGGCTCTCTCCGAAGAACCGCCCCAGAGCATTCCGGATGAGGAGCGCCGCCGGATGTCCGACTTGGGTGGGGAAAACAAATAG